Proteins encoded within one genomic window of Mesobacillus subterraneus:
- a CDS encoding GNAT family N-acetyltransferase yields the protein MEIKQDDLTGCEVISLIGEHLSGMTLHSPPESIHALGLEELKKPEISFWTVWDGDQLMGCGALKELDRQHGELKSMRTASSHLRKGVARAVLQFIIDEARRRGYTKLSLETGSMEAFLPARKLYEKFGFHYCPPFADYADDPNSLFMTKEL from the coding sequence GTGGAAATTAAACAGGATGATTTAACAGGCTGCGAGGTTATTTCGTTAATTGGGGAGCATTTGAGCGGGATGACACTTCATTCTCCGCCGGAAAGCATTCATGCGCTGGGCCTGGAAGAATTGAAAAAACCGGAGATTTCCTTCTGGACTGTCTGGGATGGAGATCAGCTGATGGGCTGCGGGGCACTGAAGGAGCTTGATCGCCAGCACGGTGAACTTAAATCGATGAGGACGGCTTCTTCCCATCTTCGAAAAGGAGTCGCGCGAGCTGTACTACAATTCATCATTGATGAGGCAAGAAGGCGTGGCTATACAAAACTAAGCCTGGAAACAGGTTCAATGGAGGCATTCCTTCCAGCACGGAAGCTTTATGAAAAATTCGGCTTCCACTACTGCCCGCCATTTGCCGATTACGCAGATGATCCAAATAGTTTATTTATGACGAAAGAATTGTAA
- a CDS encoding EthD family reductase yields the protein MAKVIVIYDQPKDQAGFEQYYNEVHIPLVQKVPNLKGAEVHHVLQSMYTDEKLYLIAELQFENPEVLAQALATPEFQEVQGDVKNLVTYLNKPPVVAIVD from the coding sequence ATGGCGAAGGTTATTGTTATTTACGATCAGCCGAAGGATCAAGCGGGATTTGAACAGTACTATAATGAGGTGCATATTCCGCTCGTACAAAAGGTTCCGAATTTAAAAGGTGCTGAGGTTCACCATGTGCTGCAGTCCATGTATACAGATGAAAAATTATACTTGATTGCTGAACTGCAATTTGAAAATCCAGAAGTCCTGGCACAGGCGCTGGCCACTCCGGAATTCCAGGAAGTGCAGGGAGATGTTAAAAACCTTGTTACCTACCTTAACAAGCCGCCAGTAGTGGCGATTGTCGATTAG
- a CDS encoding GH32 C-terminal domain-containing protein has protein sequence MIDQLDKENNRGFALSLFQHGEVQFEMGDGEKIHLLRTRQQLELYKKSLITVTYSKGKIELFINSKLQMVKEFDWAFVTSDIPLSIGMNNTPFQISGIFKGGMFSGLIDYIRVFNEPLSEEAIHREFIELEGKLQLDLKDIDLDETLLLDDVHRPQYHAIPPQHWMNEPHAPFYYNGKYHLFYQKNASGPYFSNLHWGHWTSEDMVFWRNERTALFPQRGDVSPSGVWSGSATIGPKGIPYLFYTSADFSKKYNQGVAIATPKDIGDPNLVEWVMADKMAIMQTDRQGIRSQFRDPFVWKDPANDIWYLIIGGGIVGKGPTAWIYTSIDCENWEFKGEFFTVDKDEYPYLGSNWELPVFLPVSDAKGNTKHVLIVMSFFHTESRYHVDTYYYIGDFDKDNFRFVPDSEEPQLIDYGKFKFSGPSGFVDPVTGKSIVFSILQGDRNEQEEYDAGWAHNAGLPIELYLENNELRMRTLENLTSLREELLVDESNLTLSEINQKLEKINHKMLEVLVEFDKSDGNVGLELKKNQNGHEKTVLVYDGKNSQVWLDRRMSRLGREGDIQGGPLDIEKGFKVQLFLDHSTIECFMNNKKMMTSRAYPILADSDHLTLIGDLETNIRSIKVYRLKPIWKRGETSDHYDNRY, from the coding sequence ATCATTGACCAGCTTGATAAAGAGAACAATCGGGGATTTGCACTCAGTCTTTTCCAGCATGGTGAAGTCCAATTTGAAATGGGCGATGGAGAAAAGATACATTTGCTGAGGACTCGGCAACAACTTGAGTTGTACAAGAAATCACTTATTACGGTTACATATTCCAAAGGTAAAATCGAGCTATTTATTAATTCAAAGCTGCAAATGGTCAAAGAATTTGATTGGGCTTTTGTCACTTCGGATATTCCTTTGTCCATTGGAATGAATAATACACCCTTCCAAATTAGCGGAATTTTTAAGGGTGGGATGTTTTCCGGTCTGATTGATTACATAAGAGTGTTCAATGAACCCTTATCGGAAGAGGCAATCCACCGGGAATTCATTGAACTAGAGGGGAAGCTGCAGCTGGACCTAAAGGATATTGATTTAGATGAAACATTGTTATTGGATGATGTCCACCGGCCACAATATCATGCGATTCCACCTCAGCATTGGATGAATGAGCCTCACGCACCTTTTTACTACAACGGGAAGTATCATTTGTTTTATCAAAAGAACGCTTCTGGTCCCTATTTTTCCAATTTACATTGGGGCCATTGGACAAGTGAAGATATGGTGTTTTGGCGGAATGAAAGAACAGCTCTATTTCCACAAAGGGGAGATGTGTCTCCCTCAGGGGTATGGTCAGGCTCGGCCACTATAGGTCCAAAAGGGATTCCTTATCTTTTCTATACATCTGCCGACTTTTCTAAGAAGTATAACCAGGGAGTTGCCATCGCAACACCTAAGGACATCGGAGATCCGAACCTGGTGGAATGGGTTATGGCGGATAAGATGGCAATCATGCAGACAGACAGACAAGGTATCAGATCTCAGTTCCGGGATCCTTTTGTCTGGAAAGATCCTGCGAACGATATATGGTATCTGATTATCGGTGGAGGAATAGTCGGAAAAGGACCGACAGCTTGGATTTATACTTCTATTGATTGCGAGAATTGGGAGTTTAAAGGAGAGTTTTTCACAGTCGATAAGGATGAATATCCTTATTTAGGGTCAAATTGGGAGCTTCCAGTCTTTTTGCCAGTTTCAGATGCGAAGGGAAATACGAAACACGTTTTGATAGTTATGAGCTTTTTCCACACTGAATCAAGGTATCATGTCGATACCTATTATTATATCGGTGACTTTGACAAAGACAATTTCAGATTTGTTCCTGACAGTGAGGAACCACAGTTAATAGACTACGGTAAATTTAAATTCAGTGGGCCAAGTGGTTTTGTTGATCCAGTGACTGGAAAGTCCATTGTGTTCTCCATTCTTCAGGGAGACCGGAATGAACAAGAAGAGTATGACGCGGGATGGGCCCATAATGCCGGACTGCCAATCGAGCTCTATTTGGAGAACAACGAACTTAGAATGAGGACGCTAGAGAACTTGACTTCATTGCGAGAAGAATTACTAGTTGATGAATCCAACCTGACTTTATCGGAAATAAATCAAAAGCTCGAAAAGATCAACCATAAGATGCTAGAAGTCCTGGTGGAATTTGATAAAAGCGATGGAAATGTTGGTTTAGAACTTAAAAAAAATCAGAATGGGCATGAGAAAACGGTACTCGTTTATGACGGGAAAAATAGTCAAGTGTGGCTTGACCGCCGTATGAGCCGATTAGGCCGCGAAGGAGATATTCAAGGCGGTCCGCTTGATATCGAAAAAGGTTTTAAGGTGCAGCTTTTTCTTGACCACTCAACCATTGAATGCTTTATGAATAACAAAAAAATGATGACAAGTCGAGCCTATCCTATACTGGCAGACAGCGACCATCTAACTCTTATTGGAGATTTAGAAACAAATATTCGATCAATAAAAGTTTACAGGTTGAAGCCGATTTGGAAACGAGGAGAAACGAGTGACCACTATGACAATAGATACTGA
- a CDS encoding carbohydrate ABC transporter permease: protein MDKIRRHINQIPFLKFLFSSQFLFLLPAFTLIGIFVIYPLILAVGYSFTDYYLLKPNDISFVGFDNYVEITKDKFAKQAFLNSTKYVIYIVPLQVILSLFLAILIAKKSRTNTLFRTAFFSPYILSIIVVVLLWKNILDPNLGIVNMILSELGFAKQEFFADPSMALPTISFIILWQGISFQMLILMAALQDIPASLYEAASIEGANAWQKFKYITVPSIKSQLVFVLIVVTTGTFKIIIEPLVLTNGGPQGSTSSILLYMFEQGTRYRQIGYSSAITVVFALILIVIAFVQSKLVKED from the coding sequence ATGGACAAAATCAGAAGGCACATAAACCAAATTCCATTTCTGAAGTTTTTATTCAGCAGTCAGTTCTTGTTTCTGCTGCCTGCATTCACCTTAATCGGCATTTTTGTCATCTATCCGTTGATTCTGGCAGTGGGATATTCATTCACGGACTATTACTTGCTAAAACCGAATGATATCTCATTTGTTGGCTTCGATAACTATGTTGAAATAACAAAAGATAAATTTGCTAAACAAGCATTTTTAAATTCTACTAAATATGTCATATATATCGTTCCCCTTCAAGTGATTTTATCATTATTCCTTGCAATTCTAATTGCAAAAAAATCTAGAACCAACACACTCTTCAGGACAGCCTTCTTTTCACCTTATATATTATCTATTATTGTTGTGGTCTTATTATGGAAGAATATTTTAGATCCCAATTTAGGAATTGTGAACATGATTTTGTCAGAATTAGGGTTTGCTAAACAAGAATTCTTTGCGGATCCGAGCATGGCTCTGCCTACGATTTCTTTTATTATCCTGTGGCAAGGTATCAGCTTCCAGATGTTGATATTGATGGCTGCCCTTCAGGATATACCAGCATCTTTATATGAAGCTGCCTCCATTGAGGGTGCAAATGCCTGGCAGAAGTTTAAATACATTACCGTTCCAAGCATCAAGAGCCAACTTGTTTTCGTGCTGATTGTTGTCACAACCGGTACATTTAAAATCATCATTGAGCCGTTAGTCCTCACCAATGGAGGTCCTCAGGGCAGTACATCCAGTATCCTCCTATACATGTTCGAGCAAGGTACGAGGTATCGACAAATTGGATATTCAAGTGCGATTACTGTTGTTTTCGCTTTAATCTTAATCGTAATCGCTTTTGTTCAAAGCAAGTTAGTAAAGGAGGACTAG
- a CDS encoding TetR/AcrR family transcriptional regulator: MPKQTFFNLSDHKREKLIESAEIEFASAPFFEASIANIIKTAGISRGSFYQYFEDKEDLYFYLLEDKLKKAKFYLSGLLEKHQGDLIEALIELQSYFLHALSDEEEKLFLKNALLYTTHRVESSFTSVWDTQLDNQESKKVGELINRDCLNSTAEKELVHIFKIVSALSFNNLIEKTVKGLSDDEAMESFKLSMSFLKQGIYKQNLK, from the coding sequence TTGCCAAAGCAAACATTCTTTAATTTGTCAGATCATAAAAGGGAAAAGCTGATTGAATCAGCAGAAATCGAATTCGCTAGTGCTCCATTTTTTGAAGCTTCCATAGCGAATATTATCAAAACAGCTGGTATATCAAGGGGAAGCTTTTATCAATATTTTGAGGACAAAGAGGATTTATATTTCTATTTATTAGAAGATAAATTAAAAAAGGCAAAATTCTATCTCAGCGGTTTACTTGAAAAACACCAGGGAGATCTGATTGAAGCCCTGATTGAACTTCAAAGTTACTTTTTGCATGCCCTATCCGATGAGGAGGAGAAGCTATTTTTAAAGAATGCCCTGCTCTACACAACACATCGAGTAGAAAGTTCCTTTACAAGTGTTTGGGATACTCAGCTAGATAACCAGGAATCCAAGAAGGTCGGGGAATTAATTAATAGAGACTGCCTGAATTCAACTGCAGAAAAAGAGTTGGTACATATCTTCAAAATAGTTTCTGCCCTTTCCTTTAACAACCTGATTGAAAAAACAGTAAAAGGCTTATCTGATGATGAAGCTATGGAGTCCTTTAAACTTAGTATGAGTTTTCTAAAACAAGGCATATACAAGCAAAACTTAAAATAA
- a CDS encoding carbohydrate ABC transporter permease, translating into MKILLRVLKITILIAFAVLFVFPTIWMFVSSTKSVAEISREIGTIQSFIPNFSNIGSWLNPYKEMFSRFNFSLHFFNSVLYSAVIVFGSLLVNSLAGYALAVFDIPFKKYISAFLIILIIFPFQSVLIQIFIIVNELNLANTVWGLALPHIGSAFNIYLFMVFFKRIPKELRESAFMDGASDWQVFTKIVIPISKPIFMTIGILVFVGSWNDYVWPLMIFTETGKYPLSVAVNIMNETKPVYLNQVMAGLTITTIPILLVYIFGQKYIMPQNTSSGIK; encoded by the coding sequence GTGAAGATCTTGCTAAGAGTTTTGAAAATAACTATTTTAATAGCATTTGCCGTTCTGTTTGTATTTCCGACCATCTGGATGTTCGTCAGCAGTACAAAGTCAGTTGCTGAGATTTCAAGAGAGATTGGCACCATCCAAAGCTTTATCCCGAACTTCAGCAATATTGGTTCATGGCTGAATCCATATAAGGAAATGTTCAGCAGGTTCAATTTTTCTCTTCATTTCTTTAATAGTGTGCTCTACAGTGCTGTCATTGTGTTTGGGAGTTTGCTTGTTAACTCTTTAGCGGGATACGCCCTAGCCGTATTCGACATACCATTTAAAAAGTACATATCGGCATTTTTGATTATACTAATCATCTTTCCTTTCCAATCTGTCCTTATTCAAATCTTCATTATAGTCAATGAATTGAATTTGGCTAACACAGTTTGGGGATTGGCACTGCCTCATATTGGCAGCGCCTTTAACATTTATCTTTTCATGGTGTTTTTCAAAAGGATTCCGAAAGAACTGAGAGAGTCTGCTTTCATGGATGGGGCTTCGGACTGGCAGGTCTTTACGAAGATCGTTATTCCGATTTCAAAGCCAATCTTCATGACAATTGGAATATTGGTGTTTGTAGGCTCTTGGAATGACTATGTATGGCCTTTGATGATTTTCACCGAAACGGGAAAGTATCCGTTGTCTGTCGCTGTTAATATCATGAATGAAACAAAGCCTGTCTACCTGAATCAGGTGATGGCGGGATTAACCATTACAACCATACCGATTCTGTTAGTTTATATTTTTGGTCAAAAATATATCATGCCGCAGAATACATCATCAGGAATTAAATAA
- a CDS encoding winged helix-turn-helix transcriptional regulator encodes MVKYNVPVEATLEVIGGKWKVVILCLLKEGEKRFSELQRVMPAITKKMLSQQLRELEKDGIINRKVYDEIPPKVEYSLSEEGETLKEILNLMCAWGDRRIGNEPDCG; translated from the coding sequence ATGGTAAAATACAATGTCCCAGTTGAAGCGACTCTTGAAGTGATCGGCGGAAAATGGAAAGTGGTCATTTTATGCTTGTTAAAAGAAGGCGAAAAACGTTTCAGTGAACTGCAGAGGGTCATGCCTGCGATAACAAAGAAAATGCTCTCCCAGCAGCTTAGGGAGCTAGAAAAAGACGGAATCATCAACCGGAAAGTGTACGATGAAATTCCGCCGAAAGTGGAATACTCACTAAGTGAGGAAGGAGAGACCTTAAAGGAAATCTTGAACTTGATGTGTGCCTGGGGCGACAGAAGAATAGGGAATGAGCCGGATTGCGGTTGA
- a CDS encoding GTP pyrophosphokinase has protein sequence MEELTQQYRIHPKQMRTELKRFSLIYKFALDEMNTKINILKEEFIHIHDYNPIEHCNSRIKSPESIINKLSRKNLGFSIDSIRENIKDIAGIRIICPFITDVYKISQMIENQQDIELVERKDYIKQPKPNGYQSLHLIIKIPVFMSDRVEMVFVELQIRTIAMDFWASLEHKIYYKYDKEIPERIKKDLKDAAISAAELDKKMESINNEVAHLKVKENPDSELLISTETLNIQKTNFQSILNGFFVDVPKEVKK, from the coding sequence ATGGAAGAATTGACTCAACAGTATAGAATCCATCCAAAACAAATGAGGACCGAACTCAAAAGGTTTTCTTTGATTTATAAATTCGCACTGGATGAAATGAATACAAAAATCAATATTTTAAAAGAAGAATTCATTCATATCCACGACTACAATCCAATAGAACATTGCAATTCTAGGATAAAGTCTCCAGAGAGTATCATCAATAAACTGAGCAGGAAAAACCTTGGCTTTTCGATAGATTCAATCAGGGAAAATATAAAAGACATTGCCGGGATCCGAATCATTTGTCCTTTTATCACCGATGTTTATAAAATAAGCCAGATGATTGAAAATCAACAGGATATAGAGTTGGTTGAACGAAAGGATTATATCAAACAGCCAAAACCCAATGGTTATCAGAGCCTCCATCTTATTATTAAAATCCCGGTTTTCATGTCTGACCGAGTAGAAATGGTTTTTGTGGAACTGCAGATACGAACAATCGCCATGGATTTTTGGGCCAGCCTGGAACATAAAATATATTATAAGTATGATAAAGAAATACCAGAAAGAATCAAAAAAGACCTAAAAGACGCAGCCATTTCAGCAGCTGAGCTGGATAAAAAAATGGAGAGCATCAATAATGAAGTCGCGCATCTGAAAGTGAAAGAAAATCCGGATTCAGAACTTCTTATATCCACTGAAACGCTAAATATACAAAAAACTAATTTCCAATCCATCCTTAACGGCTTTTTCGTGGATGTTCCTAAAGAGGTAAAAAAGTAG
- a CDS encoding lactoylglutathione lyase family protein codes for MNKTYPRSFSHIGLSVPNIKEAVSFYTEVLGWYVIMEPSDVIEDDSPIGQMCTDVFGEGWGQFKIAHLATSDKVGIELFEFPSNEAPENNFEFWKTGIFHFCVQDPDIEGLVEKIIAHGGKQRMPIREYYPNEKPYKMVYCEDPFGNLIEIYTHSYEMTYSQGAY; via the coding sequence ATGAACAAAACTTATCCACGTTCTTTTTCACATATAGGATTATCGGTACCAAATATAAAAGAGGCTGTTAGCTTCTATACGGAGGTACTTGGGTGGTACGTTATCATGGAACCATCTGACGTAATCGAAGACGACAGCCCGATTGGCCAGATGTGTACGGATGTATTCGGCGAAGGCTGGGGCCAATTCAAGATTGCTCATCTTGCTACATCTGATAAGGTCGGCATCGAGCTTTTTGAATTCCCGAGCAACGAAGCACCGGAAAACAACTTTGAATTCTGGAAGACGGGAATTTTTCATTTTTGCGTCCAGGATCCGGATATTGAAGGGCTTGTTGAAAAGATTATTGCTCACGGCGGCAAACAGCGCATGCCAATCCGGGAATATTACCCGAATGAGAAACCTTATAAGATGGTCTACTGTGAAGACCCATTCGGCAACTTGATCGAAATTTATACGCATAGCTACGAAATGACTTATTCACAAGGAGCTTATTAA
- a CDS encoding glycoside hydrolase family 32 protein — MTIDTDKINQMYRHHYHLMPECGWMNDPNGFSCFNNEYHLFYQHYPYDTMWGPMHWAHAVSPDLIRWTHKEIALKPDKKYDRNGIFSGSGLQVGNEHWLYYTGHTDSHLDLLYDEKFKKKSDTAIPASEPLIRQVQCLARSEDGVTYKKFLDNPIIGIDQIPEGIRIEDFRDPKVWVHNNKFFMAVGSKSIENISHVLFYVSTDGVKWEFLNRLTLGKSFGTVWECPDLFELDGKHVLLFSPQDKPRVGYDFENVHSSMALIGSFDYSTGEFTVESDQEIDQGFDFYAPQSLLTLEGKRVMIAWMNMWDMKYPLHELGHGWNGSMTLPRELSIKDGRLIQRPYHTIENYQDIQVELNDFIISGEYKNDRLNDMSQRIDIKFNMEHSSHFSIDFFKGAKEKLTLTFNKNRNQMVLDRKESTYAIENLAYKNDYSRSQNIDLSKEVKLSVFLDVSSIEIFVNGGELVFTSLFFTEEMGGLVSFSSNGRTHVNKLLKWTIS; from the coding sequence ATGACAATAGATACTGACAAAATCAATCAAATGTATAGGCATCACTATCATTTGATGCCTGAGTGCGGCTGGATGAATGATCCGAACGGTTTTTCCTGCTTCAATAATGAGTATCACCTTTTTTATCAGCACTATCCGTATGATACGATGTGGGGTCCTATGCATTGGGCACATGCGGTTAGTCCAGATCTTATCCGCTGGACCCACAAGGAAATTGCCTTAAAACCAGATAAGAAATATGACCGAAATGGCATCTTTTCAGGATCAGGGCTTCAAGTGGGGAATGAGCATTGGCTATATTATACGGGTCATACCGATTCCCACCTGGATTTGTTATATGATGAAAAATTCAAAAAGAAATCAGACACTGCTATCCCTGCATCAGAGCCGCTTATCAGGCAAGTTCAGTGCCTTGCTAGGTCGGAAGATGGGGTGACTTATAAAAAATTTCTTGATAATCCTATTATTGGAATAGATCAGATACCTGAAGGAATCCGGATAGAAGACTTCAGAGATCCCAAGGTCTGGGTTCACAATAATAAATTCTTCATGGCAGTAGGGTCCAAAAGCATCGAAAATATCAGCCATGTCTTATTCTATGTCTCTACAGATGGGGTTAAGTGGGAATTTTTGAATCGGTTAACGCTTGGAAAGAGCTTTGGGACCGTATGGGAATGTCCGGATTTATTTGAATTGGATGGAAAACATGTCTTACTATTTTCTCCCCAGGATAAACCACGGGTAGGGTATGATTTTGAAAATGTCCATTCTTCAATGGCATTGATTGGTTCATTTGATTATTCTACAGGGGAGTTTACAGTAGAGAGCGATCAGGAAATTGACCAGGGGTTTGATTTCTATGCCCCGCAATCTCTTTTAACCCTGGAAGGCAAGAGAGTCATGATTGCCTGGATGAACATGTGGGACATGAAATACCCTCTGCACGAATTAGGGCACGGTTGGAATGGTTCCATGACACTTCCACGAGAGCTTTCTATAAAAGACGGAAGATTAATCCAAAGGCCGTATCATACGATTGAGAACTACCAGGATATTCAAGTTGAGCTTAATGATTTCATCATCAGTGGCGAATATAAGAATGATCGTCTTAATGATATGAGTCAACGAATTGATATTAAATTTAATATGGAACATAGTTCGCATTTTTCGATTGATTTCTTTAAGGGCGCCAAAGAGAAGCTGACATTGACATTCAATAAGAACCGAAACCAAATGGTCCTGGATCGGAAAGAATCTACATACGCAATTGAAAACCTTGCATACAAAAATGATTATTCCAGGAGCCAGAACATCGATTTGTCCAAAGAAGTAAAACTATCTGTCTTCTTGGATGTATCTTCGATTGAGATCTTTGTAAATGGTGGAGAACTGGTGTTTACTTCTTTGTTTTTCACTGAAGAAATGGGAGGCCTTGTTTCTTTTTCTTCGAATGGAAGGACGCATGTGAACAAACTTCTAAAATGGACGATATCTTAG
- a CDS encoding Spx/MgsR family RNA polymerase-binding regulatory protein translates to MTVTIYGLGCRSTKKARQWMITNQIPYVERNLLDDPLTVHELQELLRLTTDGTDDIISKRSLPYKTMNIDLDKLSLLELLEIVHEHPRLLKSPLIVENKKLQVGYNEEEIRQFLPRKVRKFQRLQWKADHLQLLDF, encoded by the coding sequence ATGACTGTAACGATATATGGATTAGGATGCAGATCAACAAAGAAGGCAAGGCAATGGATGATAACCAACCAAATTCCGTACGTTGAAAGAAATTTGCTGGACGATCCTTTAACAGTTCATGAGCTTCAGGAACTGTTACGATTGACAACCGACGGGACCGATGACATCATTTCTAAAAGGTCTCTTCCTTACAAAACCATGAATATCGATCTTGATAAACTTTCTTTACTGGAATTACTGGAAATCGTCCATGAACACCCCCGGTTGCTTAAAAGCCCTCTGATTGTAGAAAATAAGAAGCTTCAAGTTGGTTATAACGAGGAGGAAATCCGGCAATTCCTTCCCAGAAAAGTTCGCAAGTTTCAACGGCTTCAATGGAAAGCAGATCACTTACAGCTTTTAGATTTTTAA
- a CDS encoding PfkB family carbohydrate kinase: MAKVITMGEVLIDFIPINRECKLKEVEGFIKKPGGAPANVAACVSRLGGHAKFIGKVGQDAFGEYLIDVLNEEKIDTDDVFFTDEANTALAFVSLTESGERDFSFYRKPSADMLLREEEIRPEIFREGDILHFCSVDLIESPVKYAHLKAIEYAKQNGSLISFDPNVRLPLWESPDDCRRTIKEFIPYADILKISEDELEFITETKDEKAAIQKILELNPAISWFILTKGEKGVEAIVDDVAYKVKGYQVDVKDTTGAGDSFIGAILYSLIEAKEKDIAGILNFANVVGALTTTREGAITALPRYEEVETFLQGDFDVSVNGKRNI; encoded by the coding sequence ATGGCGAAGGTAATCACGATGGGTGAAGTATTGATTGACTTTATTCCCATTAACAGAGAGTGCAAATTGAAGGAAGTAGAAGGGTTCATCAAGAAGCCTGGAGGAGCACCTGCCAATGTGGCAGCTTGTGTTTCCAGGTTGGGAGGACACGCTAAATTCATAGGGAAAGTAGGGCAGGATGCATTTGGGGAATATTTAATCGATGTATTAAATGAAGAGAAAATTGATACTGATGATGTATTCTTTACAGATGAGGCAAATACTGCACTGGCTTTTGTTTCCCTTACTGAATCTGGGGAAAGGGATTTCTCATTTTATCGCAAGCCAAGTGCTGACATGCTGTTGAGAGAGGAAGAAATCAGACCGGAAATCTTCCGGGAAGGGGACATTCTTCATTTTTGCAGTGTGGACCTTATTGAGTCACCGGTTAAGTATGCCCATTTAAAAGCCATTGAATATGCCAAGCAAAATGGCTCATTGATTAGCTTTGATCCTAATGTGCGTTTGCCCTTGTGGGAAAGTCCTGATGATTGCAGGAGAACAATCAAAGAGTTTATTCCATACGCAGATATTTTGAAGATATCAGAGGATGAGTTAGAATTCATCACCGAAACGAAAGATGAAAAAGCAGCAATTCAAAAAATCCTGGAACTAAACCCAGCTATCTCTTGGTTCATACTCACAAAAGGCGAAAAGGGTGTCGAAGCGATTGTTGATGACGTCGCTTATAAAGTAAAGGGCTATCAAGTAGATGTCAAGGATACAACTGGAGCTGGGGATTCTTTTATAGGAGCGATTCTTTATTCGCTCATTGAAGCAAAGGAGAAAGATATAGCGGGGATTTTGAATTTTGCTAATGTTGTTGGTGCCCTAACGACAACAAGGGAAGGCGCGATTACAGCCTTGCCCCGATATGAGGAGGTCGAAACGTTTCTTCAGGGGGATTTCGACGTATCGGTAAATGGAAAAAGGAATATTTAA